A stretch of Brassica rapa cultivar Chiifu-401-42 chromosome A08, CAAS_Brap_v3.01, whole genome shotgun sequence DNA encodes these proteins:
- the LOC103833122 gene encoding protein SABRE isoform X2 — protein sequence MVLRKFFLDIRHKLFTIVSLMICFLVPLQLFREAESSILEIIKVDVVSLIEIPFQPVLPINANLEIELGGTQCNLFISRLEPWLSLLFPEKRTLVVQEEICTREKLKAADMKTIMWTCTFSAPEMTMLCGIDDLPLYHFYSQSSHVFANNISSMDTAIDVELGELNLHLADECQQCYKENILGTEPNSGLLMHIEKISLNWARRDCRNDLVLSVNVTTMSIYLSYKRVESLITNAVSLEARFKKLTVSGEKTNKTGGVELSHATEKETRLANLTLTRFIVNFCDATGLDNTVTDSVSLEVTGFSYSLNKDKHSTEMEFLGGKAIYQLYIPCSKVTLFDMHNAKLTRLSGGLDINFLLSAADISLGWEPDVHLYLYGLYLRLSSLAYAQNAEEHECAAGSVDVETTERKSIFAIDVEMLAISAALGDGVEVKFNALSIFTENAFIGMLVEELMLALNGSRVLKTTRMQLSRIPTVSLDLSDDIVPVRRTSGPWDWVVQGLDVNICMPCKLQLRVIADSIEEKLRDLKLITEPEEESLEPKNSSSGFGRLRFCIGRLNAYIEEEPIQGWLDEHYLLLKKEACELAVRLKFLEDFIHKASHKGAETSERKIVFDGDEIDVHDPLAISKVKEEIQKRSFRSYYQACQGLVPSEGSGACREGFQAGFKSSAARNSLLSVCATDFDLNLTAVRGGDSDAGLMQILRKLDPSCKEISGSKVNLKTGSLVVKLRNYTLPLLSASSCKCEGPIVQQAMSSQPKMKTHSDLRICFEQGEVSFGVGYEPAFADISYAFTVALSPCAPQVSNEEQILPWWDNMRNNVHCNITLSFSESSKWNVLATTDPYESQDKLQIVTGPIEFKQSDGRVVVNAKDFKIKLRSRHSLNVPAGGNSGAAFFEAPLFNIQVTMDWECEPGSSLNVLDPLRSASLSLRCNLSLRASDKNESMSPSSPTINLGAQDLAWILKCCSLYSDPPHMLRSFSGRTRFGVPRVVLVAEDLSLDQVITEFMVRVDATPFLINYVPSDLDDPAKGLIFDIKELKYELCYSRGKQNYTLECKRDALDLVYQGLDVHVPKVFINKDKHKGDEKNRDEGFLLSCDYCTIRRQAPKADIERLSAWQEAGRKNLQVTYLRSESANRNESDEDLQSDPSDDDGYNIVLSDNCQRVFVYGLKLLWTIENRDAVFSFVSGISKGFEPSPSRQYTHSKILEGNQKNQDETSIYSASSGESRTIDKVETSGSHEEGISHFMVNVIEPQFNLHSEEGKGRFLLAAASGRVIARSFKSIMRVDEEVIVQFLGTTSLQSPKRIPEMTWTRLEISVMLEHVQAHVALTDVDPGAGVQWLPNIRRNSPKLKRTGALLEKVFMPCDMYLRYTKHEGLSSDLKIKPFEEITFNSRNIKATMTSRQFQVMMDVLTILLFPPKPRKSSLHFPTEDDDAVDEVIPYGNEEVEIAKINLKEKEWEQKLLLVDIQILSHYSGNMEDTHVEKEGDSWMISSRKSILVERLKKELLYVQKSRKMASASLRSAQQKSANLQLMEKNKSAPYAMRISLEINRVVWCMVVDGRAFAEADINNMIYDFERDYKGIGVARFTTKFFVVRNCLCNATSDMILSAWNPPSEWGKQFMLRVDAKQGTPKDGNHLELFHVEIYPLRIHLSETMYKMMWDYFFPEEEQNSQRRQEVLKVSTTAGSKRVKRQLASHESSSSSAAVQSQSNVDCAQKSNILDVRSTAGVSADQELRRTSSFDRTWEESVAESVANELLLHSYNSPVSSSNDQKGESSRQMNLKNAKTDKPRSSSSREKKARKKQVEMIKISNIKIRQVELLVTYEGSRLVVNELILLMDTFARDEFAGTWRGLFARVKKHITCGVLKSVIGIQGKKFSYKSQKNAQFTDDDLKLSNNDESVTWIKKDESGGAGDNFVTSVRGLFNTQRRKAKAFVIRTMRAEAENDFNGEWSDSDVEFSPFARQLTITKAKRLIRRHTKKFRPSSKRGLTSQQREALPLSVKDFETDASESSYSSESSPYEEFSG from the exons ATGGTGTTACGGAAGTTTTTTTTAGATATTCGACACAAATTATTTACTATTGTTTCACTGATGATATGCTTCCTTGTTCCTTTGCAGCTCTTTAGAGAAGCTGAATCCTCTATATTAGAGATTATTAAAGTTGATGTGGTGTCTTTGATCGAGATCCCTTTTCAG CCGGTTCTGCCTATTAATGCTAACCTTGAAATAGAGCTAGGAGGTACCCAATGCAATCTATTCATTTCTAGGCTGGAGCCATGGTTGAGCCTTCTTTTCCCGGAGAAGAGAACCCTCGTGGTTCAAGAGGAAATCTGCACTCGAGAGAAATTGAAAGCTGCCGATATGAAAACAATTATGTGGACATGCACATTTTCAGCCCCTGAGATGACTATGTTATGTGGTATCGATGATTTGCCTTTGTATCAT TTTTATTCGCAGTCATCACATGTGTTTGCAAATAACATTTCAAGTATGGACACAGCCATCGATGTTGAACTTGGTGAACTGAATTTGCATTTGGCAGATGAGTGCCAACAATGCTATAAAGAAAACATTCTCGGAACAGAGCCAAACTCTGGTTTGTTGATGCATATAGAAAAGATTAGCTTGAACTGGGCAAGACGAGATTGCAGAAACGACTTAGTGCTCTCTGTAAACGTGACCACAATGAGCATCTATTTATCATACAAGCGCGTCGAATCTCTTATAACAAATGCTGTCTCCTTGGAAGCTCGCTTTAAGAAGTTAACTGTTTCAGGCGAAAAGACGAATAAGACTGGAGGAGTGGAACTATCCCATGCAACTGAGAAAGAAACTAGGCTTGCGAACCTTACTCTTACACGTTTCATTGTAAATTTCTGTGATGCTACAGGATTGGATAATACAGTTACAGACTCGGTCTCTCTTGAAGTAACAGGGTTTAGCTATTCTCTCAACAAGGATAAACACTCAACCGAAATGGAATTTTTAGGAGGGAAAGCCATCTACCAGCTCTATATACCTTGTTCGAAGGTTACATTGTTTGATATGCACAACGCCAAGCTTACACGTCTATCTGGTGGGCTTgacattaattttcttttaagtgCGGCTGATATATCGCTGGGTTGGGAACCGGACGTGCatctatatttatatggacTGTATCTGCGTTTGAGTTCATTGGCATATGCACAAAATGCTGAAGAACATGAATGCGCGGCCGGTTCGGTTGACGTGGAGACGACGGAAAGGAAATCGATCTTTGCTATTGATGTGGAAATGTTGGCGATATCAGCTGCGCTAGGAGATGGTGTGGAGGTCAAATTTAATGCTCTATCAATTTTTACTGAGAATGCTTTCATAGGAATGCTTGTTGAAGAGCTTATGCTTGCTTTGAACGGATCTCGAGTACTGAAAACAACAAGAATGCAACTATCAAGAATCCCTACCGTCTCTTTGGATTTGTCTGATGATATAGTCCCTGTGAGGAGGACAAGTGGTCCTTGGGACTGGGTAGTACAAGGACTCGATGTCAATATTTGCATGCCATGCAAACTACAGTTGCGCGTCATAGCTGATTCCATTGAAGAGAAGTTGCGAGACTTGAAGCTTATAACTGAACCTGAAGAAGAAAGCTTGGAGCCTAAGAATTCAAGTTCAGGTTTTGGCCGGTTAAGATTTTGCATAGGAAGGCTAAACGCATATATTGAGGAAGAACCTATCCAGGGTTGGCTTGATGAACACTATCTGCTGCTGAAGAAAGAAGCATGTGAGTTGGCTGTAAGATTGAAGTTTCTTGAAGATTTTATACACAAAGCAAGTCATAAAGGTGCAGAAACAAGTGAAAGAAAAATAGTTTTTGATGGGGATGAAATTGATGTCCATGATCCTTTAGCTATTAGCAAAGTGAAGGAAGAGATTCAGAAACGGTCGTTTCGATCATATTATCAAGCATGCCAGGGTTTAGTTCCCTCGGAGGGTTCAGGTGCTTGTAGGGAGGGATTCCAGGCAGGTTTTAAGTCAAGTGCTGCTAGAAACTCTCTTCTTTCGGTTTGCGCCACAGACTTTGATTTAAACTTGACGGCAGTTCGTGGCGGTGATAGTGATGCTGGGTTGATGCAAATCTTGAGAAAGCTTGATCCTAGTTGTAAAGAAATAAGTGGAAGCAAGGTTAATCTGAAAACTGGAAGCTTGGTGGTTAAGTTAAGAAATTACACACTTCCTCTTCTCTCTGCCAGTTCTTGCAAATGTGAAGGTCCCATTGTTCAACAG GCGATGAGTTCTCAGCCAAAAATGAAGACACACTCGGATTTGCGCATTTGCTTTGAACAAGGAGAAGTTTCTTTTGGAGTTGGATACGAACCAGCTTTTGCAGACATTAGCTATGCCTTCACAGTGGCTCTGAGTCCATGTGCCCCACAGGTTTCCAACGAGGAACAAATCTTACCTTGGTGGGATAATATGAGAAACAACGTTCATTGCAATATCACTTTATCTTTTTCTGAATCGTCCAAGTGGAATGTTCTCGCTACAACAGATCCATATGAGAGTCAAGATAAACTCCAAATAGTGACCGGTCCTATCGAATTTAAGCAGTCAGATGGTCGTGTGGTTGTTAATGCTAAAGACTTTAAGATAAAGTTGAGGAGTCGACACTCTCTAAATGTTCCAGCTGGCGGCAACTCTGGAGCTGCGTTTTTCGAAGCCCCGCTGTTTAATATCCAAGTTACAATGGACTGGGAATGCGAGCCTGGGAGTTCTTTGAATGTTCTTGATCCGCTGAGATCAGCATCGCTCTCGCTTCGATGCAATTTATCCCTTAGAGCCAGTGACAAGAATGAGAGCATGTCTCCTTCATCACCAACAATTAATCTTGGAGCACAAGATTTGGCATGGATACTCAAGTGCTGCAGTTTGTATAGTGATCCTCCGCACATGTTACGTTCTTTCTCCGGAAGGACTAGGTTTGGAGTCCCAAGAGTTGTCCTAGTAGCTGAAGACTTATCTCTAGATCAGGTGATCACGGAGTTTATGGTCCGTGTAGATGCCACTCCTTTTCTAATAAACTACGTGCCTAGTGACCTTGATGACCCTGCCAAAGGATTGATTTTTGATATTAAAGAGCTAAAATACGAATTATGCTACAGTCGCGGGAAGCAAAATTATACATTAGAGTGTAAGCGGGATGCACTTGACCTTGTATATCAAGGTCTTGATGTTCATGTGCCTAAGGTTTTTATTAACAAAGATAAACACAAGGGGGATGAAAAGAATCGTGATGAAGGGTTTCTATTGTCTTGTGATTATTGTACTATTAGAAGACAGGCTCCAAAAGCTGATATTGAAAGACTATCGGCATGGCAGGAGGCTGGAAGAAAAAATCTTCAGGTTACATATCTGCGGTCAGAGTCTGCaaatagaaacgagagtgatgaaGATCTACAATCAGATCCTAGTGATGATGATGGATACAATATAGTCCTTTCTGACAACTGTCAGCGGGTCTTTGTTTATGGTCTCAAACTCTTGTGGACGATAGAGAATAGGGATGCTGTTTTCTCTTTTGTTAGCGGAATATCGAAGGGGTTCGAACCTTCTCCTTCTCGTCAGTATACGCATAGCAAGATTCTTGAaggaaaccaaaaaaatcaagaCGAAACTTCAATATATTCTGCAAGCTCAGGAGAAAGCCGAACAATTG ATAAAGTTGAGACCAGCGGATCTCATGAAGAAGGCATTAGTCACTTCATGGTGAATGTCATTGAGCCACAGTTTAATCTTCACTCAGAGGAGGGTAAA GGTCGCTTTCTGCTGGCTGCCGCTAGTGGTCGTGTTATAGCACGATCATTTAAATCTATTATGCGTGTTGACGAAGAAGTAATCGTGCAGTTTCTTGGCACAACAAGTTTACAGAGTCCAAAACGTATTCCTGAAATGACGTGGACACGATTGGAAATTTCTGTGATGTTAGAGCATGTGCAGGCCCATGTTGCTCTCACTGATGTTGACCCAGGTGCTGGGGTGCAGTGGCTCCCAAATATTCGAAGAAACTCACCAAAACTGAAGCGTACTGGGGCTCTACTTGAAAAGGTTTTCATGCCTTGTGACATGTACTTGCGGTATACCAAACACGAAGGTCTATCCTCGGATCTGAAG ATAAAACCATTCGAAGAGATTACTTTTAATTCGCGGAATATAAAAGCTACAATGACATCTCGACAGTTCCAAGTTATGATGGACGTTTTGACCATCCTTCTCTTTCCTCCAAA GCCTCGCAAAAGTAGTCTCCATTTTCCAACTGAAGATGATGACGCTGTTGATGAAGTAATTCCGTACGGAAATGAAGAAGTAGAAATTGCAAAAATCAACCTTAAAGAGAAAGAATGGGAGCAAAAGTTGCTTCTTGTTGATATTCAAATATTGTCTCATTATTCCGGTAATATGGAAGACACGCATGTGGAGAAAGAAGGTGACTCGTGGATGATTAGTTCCAGAAAATCCATACTG GTGGAAAGACTAAAGAAAGAGCTCTTATATGTACAGAAGTCTAGAAAGATGGCTTCTGCATCTTTAAGAAGTGCGCAGCAGAAGTCTGCAAATCTGCAACTGATGGAGAAGAACAAAAGTGCACCATATGCTATGCGCATTTCCTTGGAAATTAATAGGGTTGTTTGGTGCATGGTTGTAGATGGTAGAGCCTTTGCTGAAGCAGATATAAATAACATG ATTTATGACTTTGAACGAGATTACAAAGGCATTGGTGTTGCTCGATTCACCACCAAGTTCTTTGTTGTTAGGAACTGTCTGTGTAATGCAACTTCGGATATGATTTTATCAGCATGGAATCCTCCATCCGAGTGGGGAAA GCAATTCATGCTACGTGTGGATGCAAAGCAGGGAACACCAAAAGATGGAAATCATCTTGAACTTTTTCAT GTGGAGATTTACCCTCTCAGAATCCATTTGTCAGAGACAATGTACAAAATGATGTGGGATTACTTCTTCCCAGAGGAAGAGCAGAATTCACAAAGGCGACAG GAAGTTTTGAAAGTTTCGACAACAGCTGGTTCAAAACGTGTAAAGAGACAGTTAGCAAGTCATGAATCTTCTAGCTCTTCTGCTGCAGTACAGTCACAAAGCAATGTTGACTGTGCTCAA AAATCCAATATTCTAGACGTTAGGTCTACCGCTGGTGTTTCAGCTGATCAGGAATTGAGACGAACGTCTTCTTTCGACAGAACTTGGGAAGAAAGTGTGGCAGAATCTGTAGCTAATGAACTTCTTCTACACTCTTATAATAGCCCTGTCTCATCTTCCAATGACCAAAAAGGGGAGTCCTCTAGACAGATGAATCTCAAAAACGCAAAAACTGACAAGCCTCGCAGCTCTTCTAGCAGAGAAAAGAAGGCTAGAAAAAAACAAGTGGAGATGATAAAGATTTCCAATATTAAAATAAGACAG GTGGAACTTCTAGTTACCTATGAGGGATCAAGACTGGTTGTAAACGAGCTGATACTGTTGATGGATACATTTGCTCGTGATGAATTTGCTGGGACCTGGAGGGGACTTTTTGCTCGTGTTAAAAAACACATAACATGTGGAGTACTGAAGTCTGTTATTGGAATACAG GGGAAGAAATTTTCATACAAATCACAAAAGAATGCCCAGTTTACTGACGATGACCTTAAACTAAGTAACAATGATGAAAGTGTTACATGGATAAAAAAAGATGAAAGCGGTGGAGCTGGGGATAATTTTGTAACTTCTGTTCGAGGACTCTTCAATACCCAGAGACGCAAGGCGAAAGCATTTGTCATAAGAACTATGAGGGCTGAAGCAGAAAATGACTTCAACGGGGAGTGGAGTGACAGTGATGTTGAATTTTCTCCTTTTGCCAGGCAGTTAACTATAACAAAAGCGAAGAGGCTCATCAGACGGCATACTAAGAAATTTCGTCCAAGTTCTAAAAGAG GTTTAACGTCCCAACAAAGAGAGGCACTTCCATTATCTGTAAAAGATTTTGAGACCGATGCATCTGAAAGTTCTTATTCAAGCGAATCTTCACCGTACGAAGAATTTTCCGGATAA